One part of the Saprospiraceae bacterium genome encodes these proteins:
- a CDS encoding DUF998 domain-containing protein, producing MHNLQENKEHFGQDQIIPFLWLRRSIGLLGILFPFVMYFGSNYFGKCDCPLHSVSAYYHSPMQNVFVGILCVIAMFLFTYRGPKKEDSWAANFACIFCLGVAFLPTTPDNNQPDCIVCYQYHFGLLHKISAVSFFLCLSYFSLILFPKTHEDQKPTAEKLNRNIVYRVCGYVMLGCMASIAIIAILIYFKIIPDIDSYVFWFEWIALTFFGISWIVKGGWFLQDKPKI from the coding sequence ATGCATAATTTACAAGAAAATAAAGAGCATTTCGGACAAGACCAAATAATTCCATTTTTATGGCTCAGAAGAAGTATCGGACTGCTGGGTATTTTATTTCCATTTGTTATGTATTTTGGTTCAAACTATTTTGGAAAATGTGACTGTCCGCTGCATTCTGTTAGTGCTTATTACCATTCGCCAATGCAGAATGTATTTGTAGGCATATTATGTGTTATTGCAATGTTTTTATTTACTTATAGAGGACCCAAAAAGGAAGACAGCTGGGCGGCAAATTTCGCATGTATCTTTTGTTTAGGTGTTGCCTTTTTGCCAACGACGCCAGATAATAATCAACCAGACTGTATAGTTTGTTATCAATATCATTTTGGGCTATTGCATAAAATTTCTGCAGTTTCTTTTTTTCTTTGTCTAAGTTATTTTAGTTTAATTTTATTCCCAAAGACACATGAGGATCAAAAACCAACAGCAGAAAAATTAAATCGCAATATTGTATATCGGGTTTGTGGTTATGTAATGCTTGGATGCATGGCCTCTATTGCAATCATTGCAATATTAATCTACTTTAAAATTATTCCGGATATCGATTCTTACGTGTTTTGGTTTGAATGGATTGCACTTACATTTTTTGGAATTTCCTGGATTGTCAAAGGTGGATGGTTTCTTCAGGATAAACCTAAAATTTAG
- a CDS encoding YegP family protein, with protein sequence MGKFTISTRSNGEYQFNLKAGNGQVILSSEGYSAKASCLNGIESVRKNSQDDDRYEHLTAANGKLYFNLKSTNGQVIGSSQMYADETGRTAGVDSVKNNAPEAEVEDLS encoded by the coding sequence ATGGGCAAATTTACAATCAGTACCCGTTCTAATGGGGAATATCAATTTAATTTGAAAGCAGGAAACGGTCAGGTTATCCTAAGTAGTGAAGGTTATAGTGCAAAAGCAAGTTGTCTCAATGGCATTGAATCTGTCAGAAAAAACTCACAGGATGATGATCGGTATGAGCATCTTACTGCTGCAAATGGTAAATTATATTTTAATCTAAAATCAACCAATGGTCAGGTGATTGGATCTAGTCAGATGTATGCGGATGAAACCGGTAGGACAGCTGGAGTTGATTCTGTGAAGAACAATGCTCCAGAAGCAGAAGTTGAAGATTTGTCTTAA
- a CDS encoding T9SS type A sorting domain-containing protein, with protein sequence MSKIFNLITEIIVISLLAVSGLYAQKLVETGNRWNIAIYPTFSQNTTSYTVRIGEDTIVGTQNYHKVYYSFDSLNTNWSFNQIYLRQDSTKKVYSKQGSANEVLLYDFNLQLKDTFSFDMYCVLIVDKIDSIYLNNGELRKRFKLIRKENPNFGEEYWIEGIGSNFGLLSHYGFCLTDYSEGLLCFYSKDELLYPKIPPTCFITSIREFERNLSIYPNPLNTELNILDDFSLFNSFEIYNSGGRFIKRGKLEIKLTRIDLNDLASGCYFIKLSSKSGYNFPYKFLKI encoded by the coding sequence ATGTCTAAAATATTTAATCTAATAACTGAAATCATAGTGATTTCATTACTTGCAGTTTCAGGTTTATATGCACAAAAATTAGTGGAGACTGGGAATCGATGGAATATTGCAATTTATCCAACATTTTCACAAAACACTACATCTTACACAGTTAGAATAGGCGAGGATACCATAGTTGGCACTCAAAATTATCATAAAGTATATTATTCTTTTGATTCACTAAATACTAATTGGAGTTTTAATCAAATTTATTTGAGGCAGGATTCTACCAAGAAAGTATATTCCAAACAAGGATCAGCAAACGAAGTGCTGCTTTATGATTTCAATTTACAATTGAAGGATACATTTTCCTTTGATATGTATTGTGTCTTAATTGTTGATAAGATTGATAGCATTTATTTAAATAACGGTGAATTGAGAAAACGTTTTAAATTAATTCGAAAAGAAAATCCAAATTTTGGAGAGGAATATTGGATCGAAGGCATCGGAAGTAATTTTGGTCTCCTTTCTCATTACGGATTTTGCCTTACGGATTATTCTGAAGGATTATTGTGTTTTTATTCAAAGGATGAACTATTATATCCGAAGATACCACCAACTTGTTTTATAACTTCTATAAGAGAATTCGAGAGAAATTTGTCCATCTATCCTAATCCACTAAATACTGAATTAAATATTTTGGATGATTTTTCACTATTTAATAGTTTTGAAATTTATAACTCTGGTGGCAGATTCATAAAAAGAGGCAAATTAGAAATCAAATTGACACGGATTGATTTAAATGATTTGGCAAGCGGTTGCTATTTTATAAAATTGAGTAGTAAAAGTGGGTATAATTTTCCATATAAATTCCTTAAGATTTGA
- a CDS encoding DUF1801 domain-containing protein, giving the protein MVEQLQNYYLNKEEPKKSCLLALRSIILEQDTNVTETQKWGMPCFCYKKKMFCYLWTDKKTDEPYILMVEGKYLDHPKLEEGNRSRMKIFRVNPNKDLPIKTIESILQKALNLYRAGIIKVKE; this is encoded by the coding sequence ATGGTTGAGCAACTTCAGAACTACTATTTGAATAAAGAAGAACCAAAAAAGAGTTGTCTGCTGGCACTACGTAGTATTATTCTTGAACAAGATACAAATGTAACTGAAACGCAGAAGTGGGGAATGCCCTGCTTCTGCTATAAGAAAAAAATGTTTTGCTACTTGTGGACAGATAAAAAAACAGACGAACCTTACATTCTTATGGTTGAAGGAAAATATCTTGACCACCCAAAATTGGAAGAAGGCAACCGTTCTCGAATGAAAATATTTAGAGTTAATCCAAATAAAGATTTACCCATAAAGACCATTGAAAGTATTTTGCAAAAAGCGTTGAACTTATACCGAGCAGGCATAATAAAAGTAAAGGAATGA